From the Martelella mediterranea DSM 17316 genome, one window contains:
- a CDS encoding acetate--CoA ligase family protein: MDSHKFAAQGFDALFKPRSIAVIGASSDPTKTGGRPVFLLQKHGYDGAIYPVNPKADAIQGLPAFPSIDDLPATPDLILVAVPGAAALEVLEKASSRGVGAAIVLSAGFAESGPDGRQLQRAVTALAARTGMRILGPNCLGAVSVRERAIGTFSVALEKAMPLEGGVSIVSQSGNIGSAAMRMLGDCGAGIARFVATGNEADIQAGDAIAWLAGDPDTKVILCCLETCRDASRLTAALALARQAKKPVVALKIGTSEAGQKAALSHTGGLAGSDRVFDAVFARHGAVRVRSLEELVQVGAAIEALGTRSFGGDATPSAAVIAASGGFGVMMADAAAAHGVAINPLTAQTQARINKILPLASAVNPVDATAQMSANPDVLEALVDAALGDSANNAVCIMLALGMEVPRLRSVFMDGLANAARRHPDKVLVACVAGPKDAIRQLSGLGIACFPTIDAAMAGMAALARLEKTRAGGGNAVAEAIERQPLGARSWRNEATAKAALGAAGLPFAAEIIATNTEEAVLAVEKIGGPVALKILSPDIQHKSDIGGVELDISGARDVAAAFDRIMASAATHAPRAEIDGVLISPMAGRGTELILGTTTDPIFGPVVMVGLGGVFAEIFQDTALRMAPVTEEEAGEMLRELKAFPLLNGARGRAPADIGAVTAAIAALSRFAARHAADVAEIDINPLIARPEGQGAIALDALIIPRHGDPQENAG; the protein is encoded by the coding sequence ATGGACAGTCACAAATTTGCAGCGCAGGGCTTCGACGCCTTGTTCAAGCCCCGCTCGATTGCCGTCATCGGTGCCTCGTCGGACCCGACGAAGACGGGCGGACGACCGGTCTTTCTGCTTCAAAAGCACGGCTATGACGGCGCGATCTATCCCGTCAATCCCAAGGCGGACGCGATACAGGGACTGCCCGCCTTTCCGTCGATCGATGATTTGCCGGCAACGCCGGACCTCATCCTCGTCGCCGTTCCAGGCGCTGCGGCTTTGGAGGTTCTTGAAAAGGCCTCCAGTCGCGGCGTGGGCGCGGCCATCGTTCTCAGCGCCGGCTTTGCCGAAAGCGGGCCGGACGGCCGGCAATTGCAACGCGCCGTCACGGCCCTGGCCGCGCGAACCGGTATGCGCATACTGGGTCCGAACTGCCTGGGGGCGGTGAGCGTCAGGGAGCGCGCGATCGGAACCTTCTCCGTTGCGCTTGAAAAGGCGATGCCGCTCGAAGGTGGGGTTTCCATCGTCTCCCAAAGCGGGAATATCGGCAGCGCGGCGATGCGGATGCTCGGAGATTGCGGGGCGGGAATCGCCCGCTTCGTCGCCACCGGCAACGAAGCGGATATTCAGGCCGGGGATGCGATTGCCTGGCTGGCCGGCGATCCCGATACCAAGGTGATCCTTTGCTGCCTTGAAACCTGTCGCGATGCGAGCCGGCTGACGGCGGCGCTCGCCCTCGCCAGACAGGCGAAAAAGCCGGTGGTCGCCCTGAAGATCGGCACATCGGAAGCGGGGCAGAAGGCGGCGCTCTCGCATACCGGGGGACTGGCCGGAAGCGATCGCGTTTTCGATGCCGTTTTTGCCCGCCACGGCGCCGTCAGGGTCCGCTCGCTGGAAGAACTGGTTCAGGTCGGCGCGGCCATCGAGGCCCTTGGAACACGCAGCTTTGGGGGTGACGCAACGCCATCCGCCGCCGTCATTGCCGCTTCCGGCGGCTTCGGCGTGATGATGGCCGACGCGGCCGCGGCCCACGGCGTGGCAATCAATCCGCTGACCGCGCAAACCCAGGCCCGGATCAACAAGATCCTGCCGCTGGCATCGGCAGTCAATCCCGTCGATGCGACGGCCCAGATGTCGGCCAATCCCGATGTGCTCGAGGCGCTTGTCGACGCGGCGCTCGGCGACTCCGCCAACAATGCGGTCTGCATCATGCTGGCGCTGGGGATGGAAGTTCCCCGCCTGCGATCTGTCTTCATGGATGGGCTCGCCAATGCGGCCAGGCGCCATCCGGACAAGGTGCTCGTGGCCTGCGTGGCGGGGCCGAAGGACGCCATACGGCAACTGAGCGGCCTGGGCATAGCCTGCTTCCCGACGATCGACGCGGCGATGGCCGGCATGGCGGCGCTTGCCAGATTGGAAAAAACGCGGGCGGGCGGCGGGAACGCGGTTGCCGAGGCCATCGAGCGACAGCCTCTCGGTGCGCGCTCCTGGCGCAATGAGGCCACGGCCAAGGCCGCGCTGGGCGCTGCGGGCCTGCCCTTCGCCGCCGAGATCATTGCGACAAACACTGAGGAGGCCGTTCTCGCCGTCGAGAAGATTGGCGGGCCGGTCGCGTTGAAGATCCTGTCGCCGGATATCCAGCACAAGAGCGATATCGGCGGTGTCGAGCTCGACATCTCCGGCGCGCGGGATGTCGCCGCCGCCTTTGATCGCATTATGGCCTCGGCGGCAACGCACGCGCCGCGGGCCGAAATTGACGGCGTCCTTATCTCCCCCATGGCCGGCCGCGGCACGGAGTTGATCCTCGGAACCACGACCGACCCGATTTTCGGCCCCGTGGTAATGGTCGGACTGGGCGGCGTCTTCGCCGAGATCTTTCAGGATACCGCATTGCGGATGGCGCCGGTGACCGAAGAAGAGGCGGGCGAGATGCTGCGCGAGCTCAAGGCGTTTCCGCTTCTCAACGGCGCCCGCGGCCGAGCGCCTGCCGATATCGGCGCGGTGACGGCGGCCATAGCGGCCCTCTCCCGCTTTGCCGCCCGCCACGCTGCCGATGTCGCCGAAATCGATATCAATCCACTGATCGCGCGCCCCGAGGGCCAGGGAGCCATTGCGCTCGATGCGCTGATCATTCCCAGACATGGCGATCCACAGGAGAACGCAGGATGA
- a CDS encoding LLM class flavin-dependent oxidoreductase: MDFGAFILAQQRGYHQNSHDVIANSVEQTVKAEQAGFSNAWYAEHHFNNYSLSPSPLMMVAHCAGLTSTIRLGSAVCILPLYHAPRFLAEVGFVDSISNGRLELGIGSGYQQFEFERFGTSLEDSGRIFEEYLDVIPKALKQKIFEHHSEYLDIPPSSIAVRPVQSPMPPIWVTTGNPKLRERAFREGYNLFVTALLNGKDGVHRLRGQLDEAIANSGSDGSRTRIGFLRCAYASDNRAEIDSYLENARFQRRLSFSLKERRQQTDDGYLMKEVPTEGEPTIDDLRANLPVGSVNQVIDSLLAEIEILKPDHIALQTQLGDFDQKTMLKQMDLWGEKIIPAIQKEVGAGPYREAAE; encoded by the coding sequence ATGGATTTCGGCGCTTTTATTCTCGCGCAGCAGCGCGGCTACCATCAGAATTCACATGATGTGATCGCCAATTCGGTCGAACAGACGGTCAAGGCCGAGCAGGCCGGCTTTTCAAACGCCTGGTATGCTGAACATCATTTCAACAATTATTCGCTCTCGCCCTCGCCGCTGATGATGGTTGCGCATTGCGCCGGCCTCACCAGCACCATCCGGCTTGGCTCGGCCGTCTGTATTCTGCCGCTTTATCACGCGCCGCGTTTTCTGGCGGAAGTCGGCTTTGTCGACTCGATCTCGAACGGGCGGCTCGAATTGGGGATCGGCTCCGGCTACCAGCAGTTCGAGTTCGAGCGGTTCGGAACCAGCCTCGAGGATTCCGGCAGGATTTTCGAGGAATATCTCGACGTCATTCCCAAGGCGTTGAAGCAGAAGATTTTCGAACACCACAGCGAGTATCTCGATATTCCCCCGAGCTCGATCGCCGTTCGCCCGGTTCAGTCCCCGATGCCGCCAATCTGGGTGACCACCGGCAACCCGAAATTGCGCGAACGCGCCTTCCGCGAAGGCTACAACCTCTTTGTGACCGCGCTTCTGAACGGCAAGGATGGCGTCCATCGCCTGCGTGGCCAGTTGGACGAGGCAATCGCCAATTCGGGCTCCGACGGCAGTCGGACGCGCATCGGCTTCCTGCGTTGCGCCTATGCCAGCGACAATCGCGCCGAGATCGATTCCTATCTCGAAAACGCCCGCTTCCAGCGTCGCCTTTCGTTCAGCCTGAAGGAACGCCGTCAGCAGACCGACGACGGGTATCTGATGAAGGAAGTCCCGACCGAGGGCGAGCCGACCATCGACGATCTGCGCGCTAATTTGCCGGTCGGCAGCGTCAATCAGGTGATCGACAGCCTGTTGGCGGAAATCGAGATCCTGAAGCCGGATCATATTGCGCTCCAGACGCAACTTGGCGATTTCGACCAGAAAACCATGTTGAAGCAGATGGACCTGTGGGGCGAGAAGATCATCCCCGCAATCCAGAAGGAAGTCGGGGCCGGGCCCTACAGGGAAGCGGCGGAGTGA
- a CDS encoding LysR family transcriptional regulator yields MDKLRAMELFVATAESGSFSAAGRLYGLSPASVSRHINDLEGDIGVSLIHRSTRALSLTECGEAYLLDARNILASVKAADTAASARQDKIEGLLRVHSRTMFGISVLARLQPAFHDLYPDLVVDLHLSESSVRLREDGFDLDFRIAPPAESGLVRRRLFLSQRILVASPDYVERHPAVTRPEDLMAHCCMTYWLSHERVFWRFRHADRELELPVPRTFSSNNGLVLLQMARQGKGIALLDDYTVAEDLASGALVQLLPDVRVTNATFEEGIFVTYLETPFLPAKLRLYIDFVVARWSDALRAKDRKPAMA; encoded by the coding sequence ATGGACAAATTGCGTGCAATGGAATTGTTCGTGGCCACGGCGGAAAGCGGAAGCTTCTCGGCGGCGGGACGGCTCTACGGTCTGTCTCCGGCCAGCGTCTCCCGCCATATCAACGATCTGGAGGGCGACATCGGCGTATCTCTCATCCATAGATCGACCCGCGCGCTGAGCCTCACCGAGTGCGGAGAGGCCTATCTGCTGGATGCCCGGAACATCCTGGCCAGCGTCAAGGCCGCGGATACCGCCGCCTCAGCCCGGCAGGACAAGATCGAGGGTCTTCTTCGCGTTCATTCCAGGACCATGTTCGGCATATCGGTTCTCGCCAGGCTTCAGCCTGCTTTCCATGACCTCTATCCCGATCTCGTTGTGGACCTGCATCTGTCGGAGAGTTCCGTGCGCCTGCGCGAAGACGGGTTTGATCTCGACTTCAGAATTGCGCCTCCCGCGGAAAGCGGACTGGTGAGAAGGCGGCTTTTTCTCAGTCAGCGAATCCTGGTGGCATCCCCCGATTATGTCGAACGTCATCCCGCGGTGACCCGGCCAGAAGACCTTATGGCGCATTGCTGCATGACCTACTGGCTGAGCCATGAACGCGTCTTCTGGCGTTTTCGCCATGCGGATCGCGAACTCGAACTGCCGGTCCCCCGGACATTCAGCAGCAATAACGGTCTCGTCCTTCTGCAGATGGCCAGGCAAGGCAAGGGCATTGCCCTTCTCGACGACTACACCGTCGCCGAGGATCTGGCGTCCGGCGCTCTCGTGCAACTGCTGCCGGATGTCCGGGTGACCAATGCCACGTTTGAGGAAGGCATCTTCGTGACCTATCTGGAAACCCCGTTCCTGCCCGCCAAGCTTCGGCTTTACATCGACTTCGTGGTCGCTCGCTGGAGTGATGCGCTGCGCGCAAAGGATCGGAAGCCGGCGATGGCTTGA
- a CDS encoding acyl-CoA dehydrogenase family protein, translated as MTSVSPLEAGTPGQTGAYAAQAYQWLKQNLNDRLRTDRCLDQPASLEEKIRFEAAQHRAGLAGITWPKEYGGHGLTLREHLEANREIGRAPMPNAINSIGKELAGPIIMAVGNERQKSTYLPAILSMENIWCQGFSEPGAGSDLAALRTKAERTADGWRINGQKIWTSGASKSSRCMLLARTGAREDRHKGLVLFAVPMSSPGITVREIQSIDGDRSFCEVFFNDVIVDEAEMLGAPDEGWAAASRVLSIERATNRMYRAWRFESELDHLIAACRSDNAAFAIMKGYRRELAQCRVEVELIKGHVETLVDDLLAGQQIGPRGSFPKLYWSESHQRFAQIAYEIVSRFPPGANQALKDLRARMEGIYLSSRAETIYAGTTEIQLDIIAKRILNLKKAA; from the coding sequence ATGACATCAGTCTCGCCGTTGGAGGCAGGAACGCCCGGCCAGACCGGCGCCTATGCCGCGCAGGCCTATCAGTGGCTGAAGCAAAACCTGAATGATCGGCTGCGCACCGACAGATGCCTGGATCAACCGGCAAGCCTGGAGGAGAAGATCCGGTTCGAGGCGGCTCAGCATCGGGCCGGCCTCGCCGGCATCACCTGGCCGAAGGAATATGGCGGCCATGGGCTGACATTGCGGGAGCATCTCGAAGCCAACCGCGAGATCGGCCGCGCGCCGATGCCGAACGCAATCAATTCGATCGGCAAGGAACTCGCCGGACCGATCATCATGGCCGTCGGCAACGAACGTCAGAAGAGCACCTATCTGCCGGCGATCCTCTCGATGGAGAACATATGGTGCCAGGGCTTCTCGGAGCCGGGCGCCGGATCCGACCTGGCCGCGTTGCGAACCAAGGCAGAGCGGACCGCCGATGGCTGGCGGATCAACGGGCAGAAAATCTGGACCAGCGGCGCTTCGAAGTCCAGTCGCTGCATGCTCCTGGCTCGCACCGGCGCACGCGAAGACAGGCACAAGGGCCTGGTTCTCTTCGCCGTGCCGATGTCCAGCCCCGGCATCACCGTGCGCGAAATCCAGTCGATCGACGGGGACCGCTCGTTTTGCGAGGTCTTTTTCAACGACGTCATCGTCGATGAAGCCGAAATGCTCGGCGCACCGGACGAGGGCTGGGCGGCGGCATCGCGCGTCCTGTCCATCGAACGGGCCACCAACCGCATGTATCGGGCCTGGCGCTTTGAAAGCGAGCTGGACCACCTGATTGCGGCCTGCCGCAGCGACAATGCCGCCTTTGCGATCATGAAGGGCTATCGCCGGGAACTGGCGCAGTGCCGGGTGGAAGTCGAGCTTATCAAGGGGCATGTGGAAACGCTCGTCGACGATCTCCTGGCAGGTCAGCAGATAGGCCCGCGCGGCAGTTTTCCAAAGCTGTACTGGTCCGAATCCCATCAGCGCTTCGCCCAGATCGCCTATGAAATCGTCTCCCGCTTTCCCCCCGGCGCGAACCAGGCGCTGAAGGATCTTCGCGCGCGGATGGAAGGCATCTATCTCAGCAGCCGCGCCGAGACCATCTATGCGGGAACGACTGAAATTCAGCTCGACATTATCGCAAAACGTATTCTGAATCTGAAGAAGGCAGCGTAG
- a CDS encoding enoyl-CoA hydratase/isomerase family protein — protein MQSKDNVIVELQGMVALVTLRRPPVNALNRNTRYEIISVFDEISQRDDIRAAVLTGAGKHFCAGADLTDRPDPEKPGDFLEHNRVTRETGNAIRECRKPVIAAVNGAALGAGLGLMASCDIYYASEEAVFGMPEINVGLAGGASMLHSLFGRSTTRRMFYTGVRLSAAELKARSVIEEVTTAQDLVPTAMAVAQEIAAKAPLAITYAKEAANMVENMPQRDAYRLEQNYTMALSKTEDAQEARRAFLEKRPPVFKGR, from the coding sequence GTGCAAAGTAAAGACAACGTCATCGTGGAACTCCAGGGCATGGTCGCGCTCGTGACGCTGCGCCGACCGCCTGTGAACGCGCTCAATCGCAACACGAGATACGAAATCATTTCGGTCTTCGACGAGATTTCCCAGCGCGACGACATTCGCGCCGCGGTCCTGACCGGCGCCGGTAAGCATTTCTGCGCCGGCGCAGATTTGACCGATCGTCCGGATCCGGAAAAGCCCGGTGACTTTCTTGAGCACAACCGCGTGACCCGTGAGACGGGCAACGCGATCAGGGAATGCCGCAAGCCCGTGATCGCGGCGGTCAATGGCGCCGCGCTCGGAGCAGGTCTCGGCCTGATGGCCTCCTGCGACATCTATTATGCCTCCGAAGAGGCGGTGTTTGGCATGCCGGAAATCAATGTCGGTCTGGCCGGGGGGGCGTCCATGTTGCATTCGCTCTTCGGCAGGTCGACGACGCGGCGTATGTTCTATACCGGTGTGCGTCTGAGCGCGGCGGAACTCAAGGCGCGCTCTGTTATCGAGGAGGTGACGACGGCGCAGGACCTCGTGCCGACCGCCATGGCGGTGGCGCAGGAAATTGCCGCCAAGGCGCCGCTGGCGATCACCTATGCCAAAGAGGCGGCGAATATGGTCGAGAACATGCCGCAGCGCGATGCCTATCGCCTGGAGCAGAACTACACGATGGCGCTTTCCAAGACGGAGGATGCCCAGGAGGCGCGGCGCGCGTTTCTGGAAAAGCGGCCGCCCGTGTTCAAGGGGCGCTGA
- a CDS encoding Bug family tripartite tricarboxylate transporter substrate binding protein produces MVPIFRRTVLAAAGMAALMFSATGVSAQSGDPIHLVVPYGGGGLIDGLVRQIADSMSAELGQPVVVDNKPGANGIVGASYAAAAKPDGLTYLVGATGPVSLNVMLRENLPFSMDSFEPVGTMMNGPLTITVPAALEIDTIDELKEYAVDTGKPLRYATLGPGSVTHLFGMVLQDQLGVPMVDVAYRNNPAAIVDLLGGQNDLNFSTPISLIKQEEAGEVKILAVSTPERMAQFPDLPTTTELGYPSLVSSFWFGLLAPAGTPQADIDRVSAALQKAMGDQGLQEKMVNAGMTPEVGGADAMKAQLDSDVAFWGTVIDKNNIKLK; encoded by the coding sequence ATGGTACCAATTTTCAGACGCACTGTGCTTGCTGCTGCCGGAATGGCGGCTCTCATGTTTTCCGCGACGGGCGTGTCGGCACAGTCCGGCGACCCAATCCACCTGGTCGTCCCCTATGGCGGCGGCGGACTGATCGACGGCCTCGTCCGCCAGATCGCGGATTCAATGTCGGCTGAACTCGGCCAGCCTGTCGTCGTCGACAACAAGCCCGGCGCCAACGGCATTGTCGGCGCAAGCTACGCGGCTGCGGCAAAACCCGACGGGCTGACCTATCTGGTTGGAGCGACAGGCCCGGTCTCGCTCAATGTGATGCTGCGCGAAAACCTGCCATTCAGCATGGACTCCTTCGAGCCGGTCGGCACGATGATGAATGGTCCGCTTACAATCACCGTCCCTGCCGCTTTGGAGATCGACACGATCGACGAACTGAAGGAATATGCCGTCGATACGGGCAAGCCGCTGCGCTATGCAACGCTCGGTCCCGGCAGCGTCACGCATCTCTTCGGCATGGTGCTGCAGGATCAACTCGGCGTGCCCATGGTCGATGTCGCCTACCGCAACAACCCGGCGGCGATTGTCGATCTGCTTGGCGGACAGAACGACCTGAACTTTTCCACCCCGATCTCGCTGATCAAGCAGGAAGAGGCCGGCGAAGTGAAGATTCTGGCCGTCTCGACGCCCGAGCGGATGGCCCAGTTCCCCGATCTGCCGACGACCACCGAACTCGGCTATCCATCGCTGGTCTCGTCGTTCTGGTTTGGGCTTCTGGCGCCCGCCGGCACGCCGCAGGCGGATATCGACAGGGTCAGCGCGGCCTTGCAGAAAGCCATGGGCGACCAAGGGCTTCAGGAAAAGATGGTCAATGCCGGCATGACCCCCGAAGTCGGCGGCGCCGATGCCATGAAGGCGCAACTCGACAGTGACGTCGCATTCTGGGGCACGGTTATCGACAAGAACAACATCAAACTCAAATAG
- a CDS encoding TetR/AcrR family transcriptional regulator: protein MGEQANAGEMAEETPSQRVRDILDTGARLFAEKGYDATSMRDISNAAGVSKALLYHHFSSKDDIYARIAFSATQHLNAFVNARIPADGTAAEKLRAFMVSAAKFFSEHRSAWIAASNAFWSDPDQRLANLRIARRRQFENSLRDIIREGVASGEFNDIDPASAGRLILSGINWMHRWYDPDKELSAEEIADQYADILLSGIAKKQK from the coding sequence ATGGGTGAACAGGCAAATGCTGGCGAAATGGCGGAGGAAACGCCGAGCCAGCGGGTTCGAGACATACTCGATACGGGTGCCAGGCTGTTTGCCGAAAAAGGCTACGACGCGACCTCCATGCGCGATATCTCCAATGCCGCCGGAGTATCGAAGGCGCTGCTCTATCATCATTTCAGCAGCAAGGACGATATCTATGCGAGAATCGCCTTTTCCGCCACGCAGCACCTGAATGCCTTCGTGAATGCGAGGATTCCGGCCGACGGTACGGCGGCGGAGAAACTGCGCGCTTTCATGGTGTCGGCGGCGAAATTCTTCTCCGAACATCGTTCGGCCTGGATCGCGGCCAGCAATGCCTTCTGGTCCGATCCCGACCAGCGGCTCGCCAACTTGCGGATTGCCCGTCGTCGGCAGTTCGAAAACAGCCTCAGGGATATCATTCGCGAAGGCGTGGCATCCGGCGAATTCAACGATATCGATCCGGCGAGCGCCGGGCGCCTGATTCTGTCGGGCATCAACTGGATGCATCGCTGGTATGACCCGGACAAGGAACTGAGCGCCGAGGAAATCGCCGATCAATATGCCGACATATTGCTTTCCGGCATCGCGAAGAAACAGAAATAA
- a CDS encoding flavin reductase family protein: MRIILSTGALPRLEDPGDFKRFAVALETRLTADLKAAVAPVADLDVDGAHIWVRPDAIRALSPLAGQAEWEAGFSEMMRFAAKHGWIDDQGRIRAHIETFEGQPAVDADVFRRAMRRFASGVCLVAAGEDEERRGLTVSAFSSVSADPPMVLVCINRSTSAHRKLTGSSYFSVNILGAGQQEIAMLFAGQRGLQGAARFDETWNSHRLGAPVLASALYSIVCASEANHVAGSHTIMIGRVVDATTNRHDGGPALINYDGAMGHSIRAA, encoded by the coding sequence ATGCGGATCATTCTTTCCACCGGCGCACTTCCGCGACTGGAAGATCCGGGCGATTTCAAGCGTTTCGCCGTCGCCCTGGAAACGCGGCTGACGGCCGACCTCAAGGCAGCGGTCGCGCCCGTTGCCGATCTCGATGTCGACGGCGCCCATATCTGGGTGCGCCCGGATGCGATCCGGGCGCTTTCCCCTCTGGCGGGTCAGGCTGAATGGGAAGCGGGTTTTTCGGAAATGATGCGCTTTGCCGCAAAGCATGGCTGGATTGATGATCAGGGGCGTATCCGCGCGCATATCGAAACCTTCGAAGGCCAGCCGGCCGTCGACGCCGATGTCTTCCGCCGGGCCATGCGCCGCTTCGCATCCGGCGTCTGCCTGGTCGCGGCCGGCGAAGACGAGGAGCGTCGCGGCCTCACCGTTTCGGCCTTTTCCTCGGTATCGGCGGATCCGCCGATGGTGCTGGTCTGCATCAACCGCTCGACCTCGGCGCATCGGAAACTGACTGGCAGCAGCTATTTCAGCGTCAATATTCTCGGCGCCGGCCAGCAGGAAATCGCGATGCTTTTTGCGGGCCAACGGGGCCTGCAGGGCGCCGCGCGGTTTGACGAAACCTGGAACAGTCATCGGTTGGGCGCACCGGTTCTTGCCAGCGCGCTCTATTCGATCGTCTGCGCCAGCGAGGCCAATCATGTCGCGGGTTCGCACACCATCATGATCGGCCGGGTCGTGGATGCGACGACCAACCGGCACGATGGCGGCCCCGCCCTGATCAATTATGACGGGGCCATGGGCCATAGTATCCGGGCGGCATAA